The following coding sequences lie in one Phalacrocorax aristotelis chromosome 4, bGulAri2.1, whole genome shotgun sequence genomic window:
- the LOXL3 gene encoding lysyl oxidase homolog 3 isoform X14 translates to MGSCSTWAWQELLVLLSSLWLWVGSAQPTPPGPTHASGPQLKFRLAGYPRKHNEGRVEVFYNDEWGTICDDDFTLANAHVLCRHLGFVAATGWAHSAKYGKGVGRIWLDNVNCAGGEKSIGDCKHRGWGNSDCSHEEDAGVICKDERIPGFKDSNVIETEQSHVEEVRLRPVVSGARRQLPVTEGIVEVRYKDGWAQICDEGWDSQNSRVVCGMMGFPAEKKVNRNFYKQAKSQPKQKRREDIGSKKRLFSERQQLNYRLHSVSCTGTEVHLSMCTFEFYRGNASAACGAGMPAVVSCVPGPLFATGNAHKKKQRQQQQGQPRIRLKGGAKVGEGRVEVLKNSEWGTICDDRWNLLSASVVCRELGFGSAKEALTGARMGQGTGPIHMNEVQCLGTEKSLWSCPFKNITQEDCKHTEDAAIRCNIPYMGYENLIRLSGGRSRFEGRVEVAVGTGNGDQPRWGLVCGEGWGTLEAMVACRQLGLGFANHGLQIRLAGGRTAFEGRVEVKRGSKWGTVCSDGWTTKEAMVACRQLGLGYSLHAVTETWYWDASNVTEMVLSGVKCAGHEMSLSHCQHHSASLNCKNTGTRFAAGVICSETASDLLLHAPLVQETAYIEDRPLHMLYCAAEENCLSSSARLANWPYGHRRLLRFSSQIHNNGRADFRPKAGRHSWVWHECHRHYHSMDIFTHYDILTPNGTKVAEGHKASFCLEDTECEEDVAKRYECANFGEQGITVGCWDLYRHDIDCQWIDITDVKPGNYILQVVINPNFEVAESDFTNNAMKCNCKYDGHRIWVHSCHIGDALSEEANKRFEQYPGQLNNQIS, encoded by the exons atggggagctgcagcacatgggcatggcaggagctgctggtgctgctaaGCAGCCTGTGGCTCTGGGTGGGCAGTGCCCAGCCCACCCCCCCGGGCCCCACACACGCCTCCGGACCCCAGCTGAAGTTTCGCCTGGCTGGCTACCCACGCAAGCACAATGAGGGCCGTGTCGAGGTCTTCTACAACGATGAGTGGGGCACCATCTGCGACGATGACTTCACGTTAGCCAACGCGCATGTGCTGTGCCGGCACCTCGGCTTTGTGGCCGCCACTGGCTGGGCCCACAGTGCCAAGTATGGCAAAGGCGTCG GGCGGATCTGGCTGGACAATGTGAATTGTGCCGGAGGTGAGAAGAGCATTGGGGACTGCAAACACCGGGGCTGGGGGAACAGCGACTGCAGCCATGAGGAAGATGCAGGTGTCATCTGCAAGGACGAGCGCATCCCAGGCTTCAAGGACTCCAATGTCATTGAG ACCGAGCAGAGCCACGTGGAGGAGGTCCGCCTGCGGCCGGTGGTGTCTGGGGCCCGGAGGCAGCTGCCAGTGACGGAGGGCATCGTGGAGGTGCGCTACAAGGATGGCTGGGCACAGATCTGCGACGAGGGCTGGGACAGCCAAAACAGCCGTGTCGTCTGTGGCATGATGGGCTTCCCTGCTGAGAAGAAGGTGAACAGGAACTTCTACAA gcagGCCAAATCTCAGCCTAAACAAAAGCGCAGGGAGGACATAGGGTCCAAGAAGAG GCTCTTCTCAGAGCGGCAGCAGCTCAACTACCGCCTGCACTCTGTGTCCTGCACGGGGACGGAGGTGCACCTCTCCATGTGCACCTTCGAGTTCTACCGGGGCAATGCCTCAGCCGCCTGCGGGGCTGGCATGCCCGCTGTCGTCAGCTGCGTGCCTGGGCCCCTCTTTGCCACTGGCAATGCCCACAAGAAGAAGCAGCGCcaacagcagcagggccag CCGCGGATCCGGCTGAAGGGTGGCGCAAAGGTCGGCGAGGGCCGCGTCGAGGTGCTCAAGAACAGCGAGTGGGGCACGATCTGTGACGACCGCTGGAACCTGCTGTCAGCCAGCGTGGTGTGCCGTGAGCTGGGCTTCGGCAGCGCCAAGGAGGCCCTCACCGGCGCACGCATGGGCCAAG GGACGGGGCCCATCCACATGAACGAGGTGCAGTGCCTGGGCACCGAGAAGTCCCTTTGGAGCTGCCCCTTCAAGAACATCACACAAGAGGACTGCAAGCACACAGAGGATGCAGCCATCCGCTGCAACATCCCCTACATGGGCTACGAGAACCTG ATTCGCCTGAGCGGGGGCCGGAGCCGCTTCGAGGGGCGGGTCGAGGTGGCGGTGGGGACTGGCAACGGGGACCAGCCCCGCTGGGGTCTGGTCTGCGGCGAAGGCTGGGGTACGCTGGAGGCGATGGTGGCCTGTCGCCAGCTGGGTCTGGGATTCGCTAACCATGGCTTACAA ATCCGCCTAGCCGGTGGGAGGACAGCGTTTGAGGGCCGCGTGGAGGTGAAGCGAGGCAGTAAGTGGGGCACGGTGTGCAGCGATGGCTGGACCACCAAGGAAGCGATGGTGGCCTGTCGCCAGCTTGGCCTGGGCTACTCCCTGCACGCAGTGACG GAGACGTGGTACTGGGATGCCAGCAACGTGACAGAGATGGTGCTCAGCGGGGTGAAGTGCGCCGGCCATGAGATGTCCCTGAGCCACTGCCAGCACCACAGCGCCAGCCTGAACTGCAAGAACACGGGCACCCGCTTCGCCGCAGGCGTCATCTGCTCTGAGA CCGCCTCCGACCTGCTGCTGCACGCCCCGCTGGTGCAGGAGACAGCGTACATTGAGGACCGTCCACTGCACATGCTGTACTGCGCCGCCGAGGAGAACTGCCTCTCCAGCTCGGCCCGCCTGGCCAACTGGCCCTATGGGCACCGGCGCCTGCTCCGCTTCTCCTCCCAGATCCACAACAACGGCCGTGCTGACTTCCGCCCCAAGGCCGGACGGCACTCCTGGGTCTGGCACGAGTGCCACCG GCACTACCACAGCATGGATATCTTCACCCATTACGACATCCTGACCCCCAATGGCACTAAGGTGGCGGAGGGACACAAGGCCAGCTTCTGCCTCGAGGACACTGAGTGCGAGGAAG ACGTGGCCAAGCGGTACGAGTGTGCCAACTTTGGGGAGCAGGGCATCACTGTGGGCTGCTGGGACCTGTACCGGCACGACATCGACTGCCAGTGGATCGACATCACTGATGTCAAGCCAGGCAACTACATcctgcag GTCGTGATCAACCCCAACTTTGAGGTGGCAGAGAGCGACTTCACCAACAATGCCATGAAATGCAACTGCAAGTACGACGGGCACCGCATCTGGGTGCACAGCTGCCACATCG gtGATGCACTCAGTGAGGAGGCCAACAAGCGGTTTGAGCAGTACCCAGGTCAGCTCAACAACCAGATCTCATAG
- the LOXL3 gene encoding lysyl oxidase homolog 3 isoform X2 — translation MGSCSTWAWQELLVLLSSLWLWVGSAQPTPPGPTHASGPQLKFRLAGYPRKHNEGRVEVFYNDEWGTICDDDFTLANAHVLCRHLGFVAATGWAHSAKYGKGVGRIWLDNVNCAGGEKSIGDCKHRGWGNSDCSHEEDAGVICKDERIPGFKDSNVIETEQSHVEEVRLRPVVSGARRQLPVTEGIVEVRYKDGWAQICDEGWDSQNSRVVCGMMGFPAEKKVNRNFYKQAKSQPKQKRREDIGSKKRLFSERQQLNYRLHSVSCTGTEVHLSMCTFEFYRGNASAACGAGMPAVVSCVPGPLFATGNAHKKKQRQQQQGQPRIRLKGGAKVGEGRVEVLKNSEWGTICDDRWNLLSASVVCRELGFGSAKEALTGARMGQGTGPIHMNEVQCLGTEKSLWSCPFKNITQEDCKHTEDAAIRCNIPYMGYENLIRLAGGRTAFEGRVEVKRGSKWGTVCSDGWTTKEAMVACRQLGLGYSLHAVTVGAGGEALGNTPASTGTGASLTAVGGRRDAAAPCCGMGPLRAAWVRGQRCGMARCWLQPGCVRAVSPTVASPATQSVSPPPQETWYWDASNVTEMVLSGVKCAGHEMSLSHCQHHSASLNCKNTGTRFAAGVICSETASDLLLHAPLVQETAYIEDRPLHMLYCAAEENCLSSSARLANWPYGHRRLLRFSSQIHNNGRADFRPKAGRHSWVWHECHRHYHSMDIFTHYDILTPNGTKVAEGHKASFCLEDTECEEDVAKRYECANFGEQGITVGCWDLYRHDIDCQWIDITDVKPGNYILQVVINPNFEVAESDFTNNAMKCNCKYDGHRIWVHSCHIGDALSEEANKRFEQYPGQLNNQIS, via the exons atggggagctgcagcacatgggcatggcaggagctgctggtgctgctaaGCAGCCTGTGGCTCTGGGTGGGCAGTGCCCAGCCCACCCCCCCGGGCCCCACACACGCCTCCGGACCCCAGCTGAAGTTTCGCCTGGCTGGCTACCCACGCAAGCACAATGAGGGCCGTGTCGAGGTCTTCTACAACGATGAGTGGGGCACCATCTGCGACGATGACTTCACGTTAGCCAACGCGCATGTGCTGTGCCGGCACCTCGGCTTTGTGGCCGCCACTGGCTGGGCCCACAGTGCCAAGTATGGCAAAGGCGTCG GGCGGATCTGGCTGGACAATGTGAATTGTGCCGGAGGTGAGAAGAGCATTGGGGACTGCAAACACCGGGGCTGGGGGAACAGCGACTGCAGCCATGAGGAAGATGCAGGTGTCATCTGCAAGGACGAGCGCATCCCAGGCTTCAAGGACTCCAATGTCATTGAG ACCGAGCAGAGCCACGTGGAGGAGGTCCGCCTGCGGCCGGTGGTGTCTGGGGCCCGGAGGCAGCTGCCAGTGACGGAGGGCATCGTGGAGGTGCGCTACAAGGATGGCTGGGCACAGATCTGCGACGAGGGCTGGGACAGCCAAAACAGCCGTGTCGTCTGTGGCATGATGGGCTTCCCTGCTGAGAAGAAGGTGAACAGGAACTTCTACAA gcagGCCAAATCTCAGCCTAAACAAAAGCGCAGGGAGGACATAGGGTCCAAGAAGAG GCTCTTCTCAGAGCGGCAGCAGCTCAACTACCGCCTGCACTCTGTGTCCTGCACGGGGACGGAGGTGCACCTCTCCATGTGCACCTTCGAGTTCTACCGGGGCAATGCCTCAGCCGCCTGCGGGGCTGGCATGCCCGCTGTCGTCAGCTGCGTGCCTGGGCCCCTCTTTGCCACTGGCAATGCCCACAAGAAGAAGCAGCGCcaacagcagcagggccag CCGCGGATCCGGCTGAAGGGTGGCGCAAAGGTCGGCGAGGGCCGCGTCGAGGTGCTCAAGAACAGCGAGTGGGGCACGATCTGTGACGACCGCTGGAACCTGCTGTCAGCCAGCGTGGTGTGCCGTGAGCTGGGCTTCGGCAGCGCCAAGGAGGCCCTCACCGGCGCACGCATGGGCCAAG GGACGGGGCCCATCCACATGAACGAGGTGCAGTGCCTGGGCACCGAGAAGTCCCTTTGGAGCTGCCCCTTCAAGAACATCACACAAGAGGACTGCAAGCACACAGAGGATGCAGCCATCCGCTGCAACATCCCCTACATGGGCTACGAGAACCTG ATCCGCCTAGCCGGTGGGAGGACAGCGTTTGAGGGCCGCGTGGAGGTGAAGCGAGGCAGTAAGTGGGGCACGGTGTGCAGCGATGGCTGGACCACCAAGGAAGCGATGGTGGCCTGTCGCCAGCTTGGCCTGGGCTACTCCCTGCACGCAGTGACGGTAGGTGCCGGCGGGGAGGCCCTTGGTAACACCCCAGCGAGCACAGGCACCGGAGCTTCCCTGACGGCTGTAGGGGGGCGAAGGGATGCGGCCGCTCCGTGCTGTGGGATGGGACCCTTGCGGGCAGCCTGGGTACGTGGGCAGCGCTGCGGCATGGCTaggtgctggctgcagcctgggTGTGTGCGAGCCGTGTCACCCACAGtagccagccctgccacccaGTCTGTCTCACCTCCTCCCCAGGAGACGTGGTACTGGGATGCCAGCAACGTGACAGAGATGGTGCTCAGCGGGGTGAAGTGCGCCGGCCATGAGATGTCCCTGAGCCACTGCCAGCACCACAGCGCCAGCCTGAACTGCAAGAACACGGGCACCCGCTTCGCCGCAGGCGTCATCTGCTCTGAGA CCGCCTCCGACCTGCTGCTGCACGCCCCGCTGGTGCAGGAGACAGCGTACATTGAGGACCGTCCACTGCACATGCTGTACTGCGCCGCCGAGGAGAACTGCCTCTCCAGCTCGGCCCGCCTGGCCAACTGGCCCTATGGGCACCGGCGCCTGCTCCGCTTCTCCTCCCAGATCCACAACAACGGCCGTGCTGACTTCCGCCCCAAGGCCGGACGGCACTCCTGGGTCTGGCACGAGTGCCACCG GCACTACCACAGCATGGATATCTTCACCCATTACGACATCCTGACCCCCAATGGCACTAAGGTGGCGGAGGGACACAAGGCCAGCTTCTGCCTCGAGGACACTGAGTGCGAGGAAG ACGTGGCCAAGCGGTACGAGTGTGCCAACTTTGGGGAGCAGGGCATCACTGTGGGCTGCTGGGACCTGTACCGGCACGACATCGACTGCCAGTGGATCGACATCACTGATGTCAAGCCAGGCAACTACATcctgcag GTCGTGATCAACCCCAACTTTGAGGTGGCAGAGAGCGACTTCACCAACAATGCCATGAAATGCAACTGCAAGTACGACGGGCACCGCATCTGGGTGCACAGCTGCCACATCG gtGATGCACTCAGTGAGGAGGCCAACAAGCGGTTTGAGCAGTACCCAGGTCAGCTCAACAACCAGATCTCATAG
- the LOXL3 gene encoding lysyl oxidase homolog 3 isoform X7, with translation MGSCSTWAWQELLVLLSSLWLWVGSAQPTPPGPTHASGPQLKFRLAGYPRKHNEGRVEVFYNDEWGTICDDDFTLANAHVLCRHLGFVAATGWAHSAKYGKGVGRIWLDNVNCAGGEKSIGDCKHRGWGNSDCSHEEDAGVICKDERIPGFKDSNVIETEQSHVEEVRLRPVVSGARRQLPVTEGIVEVRYKDGWAQICDEGWDSQNSRVVCGMMGFPAEKKVNRNFYKQAKSQPKQKRREDIGSKKRLFSERQQLNYRLHSVSCTGTEVHLSMCTFEFYRGNASAACGAGMPAVVSCVPGPLFATGNAHKKKQRQQQQGQPRIRLKGGAKVGEGRVEVLKNSEWGTICDDRWNLLSASVVCRELGFGSAKEALTGARMGQGTGPIHMNEVQCLGTEKSLWSCPFKNITQEDCKHTEDAAIRCNIPYMGYENLIRLAGGRTAFEGRVEVKRGSKWGTVCSDGWTTKEAMVACRQLGLGYSLHAVTETWYWDASNVTEMVLSGVKCAGHEMSLSHCQHHSASLNCKNTGTRFAAGVICSETASDLLLHAPLVQETAYIEDRPLHMLYCAAEENCLSSSARLANWPYGHRRLLRFSSQIHNNGRADFRPKAGRHSWVWHECHRHYHSMDIFTHYDILTPNGTKVAEGHKASFCLEDTECEEDVAKRYECANFGEQGITVGCWDLYRHDIDCQWIDITDVKPGNYILQVVINPNFEVAESDFTNNAMKCNCKYDGHRIWVHSCHIGDALSEEANKRFEQYPGQLNNQIS, from the exons atggggagctgcagcacatgggcatggcaggagctgctggtgctgctaaGCAGCCTGTGGCTCTGGGTGGGCAGTGCCCAGCCCACCCCCCCGGGCCCCACACACGCCTCCGGACCCCAGCTGAAGTTTCGCCTGGCTGGCTACCCACGCAAGCACAATGAGGGCCGTGTCGAGGTCTTCTACAACGATGAGTGGGGCACCATCTGCGACGATGACTTCACGTTAGCCAACGCGCATGTGCTGTGCCGGCACCTCGGCTTTGTGGCCGCCACTGGCTGGGCCCACAGTGCCAAGTATGGCAAAGGCGTCG GGCGGATCTGGCTGGACAATGTGAATTGTGCCGGAGGTGAGAAGAGCATTGGGGACTGCAAACACCGGGGCTGGGGGAACAGCGACTGCAGCCATGAGGAAGATGCAGGTGTCATCTGCAAGGACGAGCGCATCCCAGGCTTCAAGGACTCCAATGTCATTGAG ACCGAGCAGAGCCACGTGGAGGAGGTCCGCCTGCGGCCGGTGGTGTCTGGGGCCCGGAGGCAGCTGCCAGTGACGGAGGGCATCGTGGAGGTGCGCTACAAGGATGGCTGGGCACAGATCTGCGACGAGGGCTGGGACAGCCAAAACAGCCGTGTCGTCTGTGGCATGATGGGCTTCCCTGCTGAGAAGAAGGTGAACAGGAACTTCTACAA gcagGCCAAATCTCAGCCTAAACAAAAGCGCAGGGAGGACATAGGGTCCAAGAAGAG GCTCTTCTCAGAGCGGCAGCAGCTCAACTACCGCCTGCACTCTGTGTCCTGCACGGGGACGGAGGTGCACCTCTCCATGTGCACCTTCGAGTTCTACCGGGGCAATGCCTCAGCCGCCTGCGGGGCTGGCATGCCCGCTGTCGTCAGCTGCGTGCCTGGGCCCCTCTTTGCCACTGGCAATGCCCACAAGAAGAAGCAGCGCcaacagcagcagggccag CCGCGGATCCGGCTGAAGGGTGGCGCAAAGGTCGGCGAGGGCCGCGTCGAGGTGCTCAAGAACAGCGAGTGGGGCACGATCTGTGACGACCGCTGGAACCTGCTGTCAGCCAGCGTGGTGTGCCGTGAGCTGGGCTTCGGCAGCGCCAAGGAGGCCCTCACCGGCGCACGCATGGGCCAAG GGACGGGGCCCATCCACATGAACGAGGTGCAGTGCCTGGGCACCGAGAAGTCCCTTTGGAGCTGCCCCTTCAAGAACATCACACAAGAGGACTGCAAGCACACAGAGGATGCAGCCATCCGCTGCAACATCCCCTACATGGGCTACGAGAACCTG ATCCGCCTAGCCGGTGGGAGGACAGCGTTTGAGGGCCGCGTGGAGGTGAAGCGAGGCAGTAAGTGGGGCACGGTGTGCAGCGATGGCTGGACCACCAAGGAAGCGATGGTGGCCTGTCGCCAGCTTGGCCTGGGCTACTCCCTGCACGCAGTGACG GAGACGTGGTACTGGGATGCCAGCAACGTGACAGAGATGGTGCTCAGCGGGGTGAAGTGCGCCGGCCATGAGATGTCCCTGAGCCACTGCCAGCACCACAGCGCCAGCCTGAACTGCAAGAACACGGGCACCCGCTTCGCCGCAGGCGTCATCTGCTCTGAGA CCGCCTCCGACCTGCTGCTGCACGCCCCGCTGGTGCAGGAGACAGCGTACATTGAGGACCGTCCACTGCACATGCTGTACTGCGCCGCCGAGGAGAACTGCCTCTCCAGCTCGGCCCGCCTGGCCAACTGGCCCTATGGGCACCGGCGCCTGCTCCGCTTCTCCTCCCAGATCCACAACAACGGCCGTGCTGACTTCCGCCCCAAGGCCGGACGGCACTCCTGGGTCTGGCACGAGTGCCACCG GCACTACCACAGCATGGATATCTTCACCCATTACGACATCCTGACCCCCAATGGCACTAAGGTGGCGGAGGGACACAAGGCCAGCTTCTGCCTCGAGGACACTGAGTGCGAGGAAG ACGTGGCCAAGCGGTACGAGTGTGCCAACTTTGGGGAGCAGGGCATCACTGTGGGCTGCTGGGACCTGTACCGGCACGACATCGACTGCCAGTGGATCGACATCACTGATGTCAAGCCAGGCAACTACATcctgcag GTCGTGATCAACCCCAACTTTGAGGTGGCAGAGAGCGACTTCACCAACAATGCCATGAAATGCAACTGCAAGTACGACGGGCACCGCATCTGGGTGCACAGCTGCCACATCG gtGATGCACTCAGTGAGGAGGCCAACAAGCGGTTTGAGCAGTACCCAGGTCAGCTCAACAACCAGATCTCATAG
- the LOXL3 gene encoding lysyl oxidase homolog 3 isoform X9 encodes MGSCSTWAWQELLVLLSSLWLWVGSAQPTPPGPTHASGPQLKFRLAGYPRKHNEGRVEVFYNDEWGTICDDDFTLANAHVLCRHLGFVAATGWAHSAKYGKGVGRIWLDNVNCAGGEKSIGDCKHRGWGNSDCSHEEDAGVICKDERIPGFKDSNVIETEQSHVEEVRLRPVVSGARRQLPVTEGIVEVRYKDGWAQICDEGWDSQNSRVVCGMMGFPAEKKVNRNFYKLFSERQQLNYRLHSVSCTGTEVHLSMCTFEFYRGNASAACGAGMPAVVSCVPGPLFATGNAHKKKQRQQQQGQPRIRLKGGAKVGEGRVEVLKNSEWGTICDDRWNLLSASVVCRELGFGSAKEALTGARMGQGTGPIHMNEVQCLGTEKSLWSCPFKNITQEDCKHTEDAAIRCNIPYMGYENLIRLSGGRSRFEGRVEVAVGTGNGDQPRWGLVCGEGWGTLEAMVACRQLGLGFANHGLQETWYWDASNVTEMVLSGVKCAGHEMSLSHCQHHSASLNCKNTGTRFAAGVICSETASDLLLHAPLVQETAYIEDRPLHMLYCAAEENCLSSSARLANWPYGHRRLLRFSSQIHNNGRADFRPKAGRHSWVWHECHRHYHSMDIFTHYDILTPNGTKVAEGHKASFCLEDTECEEDVAKRYECANFGEQGITVGCWDLYRHDIDCQWIDITDVKPGNYILQVVINPNFEVAESDFTNNAMKCNCKYDGHRIWVHSCHIGDALSEEANKRFEQYPGQLNNQIS; translated from the exons atggggagctgcagcacatgggcatggcaggagctgctggtgctgctaaGCAGCCTGTGGCTCTGGGTGGGCAGTGCCCAGCCCACCCCCCCGGGCCCCACACACGCCTCCGGACCCCAGCTGAAGTTTCGCCTGGCTGGCTACCCACGCAAGCACAATGAGGGCCGTGTCGAGGTCTTCTACAACGATGAGTGGGGCACCATCTGCGACGATGACTTCACGTTAGCCAACGCGCATGTGCTGTGCCGGCACCTCGGCTTTGTGGCCGCCACTGGCTGGGCCCACAGTGCCAAGTATGGCAAAGGCGTCG GGCGGATCTGGCTGGACAATGTGAATTGTGCCGGAGGTGAGAAGAGCATTGGGGACTGCAAACACCGGGGCTGGGGGAACAGCGACTGCAGCCATGAGGAAGATGCAGGTGTCATCTGCAAGGACGAGCGCATCCCAGGCTTCAAGGACTCCAATGTCATTGAG ACCGAGCAGAGCCACGTGGAGGAGGTCCGCCTGCGGCCGGTGGTGTCTGGGGCCCGGAGGCAGCTGCCAGTGACGGAGGGCATCGTGGAGGTGCGCTACAAGGATGGCTGGGCACAGATCTGCGACGAGGGCTGGGACAGCCAAAACAGCCGTGTCGTCTGTGGCATGATGGGCTTCCCTGCTGAGAAGAAGGTGAACAGGAACTTCTACAA GCTCTTCTCAGAGCGGCAGCAGCTCAACTACCGCCTGCACTCTGTGTCCTGCACGGGGACGGAGGTGCACCTCTCCATGTGCACCTTCGAGTTCTACCGGGGCAATGCCTCAGCCGCCTGCGGGGCTGGCATGCCCGCTGTCGTCAGCTGCGTGCCTGGGCCCCTCTTTGCCACTGGCAATGCCCACAAGAAGAAGCAGCGCcaacagcagcagggccag CCGCGGATCCGGCTGAAGGGTGGCGCAAAGGTCGGCGAGGGCCGCGTCGAGGTGCTCAAGAACAGCGAGTGGGGCACGATCTGTGACGACCGCTGGAACCTGCTGTCAGCCAGCGTGGTGTGCCGTGAGCTGGGCTTCGGCAGCGCCAAGGAGGCCCTCACCGGCGCACGCATGGGCCAAG GGACGGGGCCCATCCACATGAACGAGGTGCAGTGCCTGGGCACCGAGAAGTCCCTTTGGAGCTGCCCCTTCAAGAACATCACACAAGAGGACTGCAAGCACACAGAGGATGCAGCCATCCGCTGCAACATCCCCTACATGGGCTACGAGAACCTG ATTCGCCTGAGCGGGGGCCGGAGCCGCTTCGAGGGGCGGGTCGAGGTGGCGGTGGGGACTGGCAACGGGGACCAGCCCCGCTGGGGTCTGGTCTGCGGCGAAGGCTGGGGTACGCTGGAGGCGATGGTGGCCTGTCGCCAGCTGGGTCTGGGATTCGCTAACCATGGCTTACAA GAGACGTGGTACTGGGATGCCAGCAACGTGACAGAGATGGTGCTCAGCGGGGTGAAGTGCGCCGGCCATGAGATGTCCCTGAGCCACTGCCAGCACCACAGCGCCAGCCTGAACTGCAAGAACACGGGCACCCGCTTCGCCGCAGGCGTCATCTGCTCTGAGA CCGCCTCCGACCTGCTGCTGCACGCCCCGCTGGTGCAGGAGACAGCGTACATTGAGGACCGTCCACTGCACATGCTGTACTGCGCCGCCGAGGAGAACTGCCTCTCCAGCTCGGCCCGCCTGGCCAACTGGCCCTATGGGCACCGGCGCCTGCTCCGCTTCTCCTCCCAGATCCACAACAACGGCCGTGCTGACTTCCGCCCCAAGGCCGGACGGCACTCCTGGGTCTGGCACGAGTGCCACCG GCACTACCACAGCATGGATATCTTCACCCATTACGACATCCTGACCCCCAATGGCACTAAGGTGGCGGAGGGACACAAGGCCAGCTTCTGCCTCGAGGACACTGAGTGCGAGGAAG ACGTGGCCAAGCGGTACGAGTGTGCCAACTTTGGGGAGCAGGGCATCACTGTGGGCTGCTGGGACCTGTACCGGCACGACATCGACTGCCAGTGGATCGACATCACTGATGTCAAGCCAGGCAACTACATcctgcag GTCGTGATCAACCCCAACTTTGAGGTGGCAGAGAGCGACTTCACCAACAATGCCATGAAATGCAACTGCAAGTACGACGGGCACCGCATCTGGGTGCACAGCTGCCACATCG gtGATGCACTCAGTGAGGAGGCCAACAAGCGGTTTGAGCAGTACCCAGGTCAGCTCAACAACCAGATCTCATAG